A window of Ictidomys tridecemlineatus isolate mIctTri1 chromosome 1, mIctTri1.hap1, whole genome shotgun sequence contains these coding sequences:
- the LOC144366090 gene encoding sperm motility kinase 4A-like has translation MRDQCSQSRVELQEQSSCSEPAFTDHYMVLKDIGEGGFAQLKLARHLLTGTQVAVKVLAKGATKFTLLSEPEMMAELDHPNVIHLFQVMETKKYLYLIMEHAGGGELWDFIPTTGMDEEEARRMFRQIGQAVQYCHQKGIVHLDLKPDNVMVDEERNVKLIDFGLSTRVTAGKKLNKFFGTLLYVPPEIICHQEYEGPPADIWSLGVVLYSMLTGIWPFEASTDSKLKKLIRLGRYIIPSHVSKEAKSLIREILKVDPKQRPTIDQVMGHPWLTQGEEAPPSSPCEVLPKLPDLTILKTMINMGYDHYNTWVSVVRRKFNDAMATYRILQHQSTQGEASTAQVKPKHYPGPKDPPWVCHKKFPSEPALPLPCEQQQQPARRASMPTITLRCFLKDTLPPSPASQPDPVPSPSPSQETSRRQAPDRIPGWKRVRRRIAKCLRQLCCIPCFRGPLSRKRVVPVETPSPDRQN, from the coding sequence ATGAGAGATCAGTGTAGTCAGAGCAGAGTAGAGCTGCAGGAGCAGAGCTCTTGCTCTGAGCCTGCCTTCACGGACCATTACATGGTCCTGAAGGACATTGGGGAAGGGGGCTTTGCCCAGTTGAAACTTGCCCGCCATCTTCTTACTGGGACACAGGTTGCAGTGAAGGTCTTGGCCAAAGGAGCCACGAAATTCACCTTGCTATCTGAACCAGAGATGATGGCGGAATTGGACCACCCAAATGTGATCCATCTCTTTCAGGTCATGGAGACCAAGAAATACCTCTACCTCATCATGGAGCACGCAGGTGGGGGAGAGCTTTGGGATTTCATCCCAACAACTGGCATGGATGAGGAGGAGGCCCGCAGAATGTTTAGGCAGATCGGGCAGGCTGTGCAGTACTGCCACCAGAAGGGCATCGTGCACCTGGACCTGAAGCCGGATAACGTGATGGTGGATGAGGAACGCAATGTGAAGCTCATTGACTTTGGCCTGAGCACCAGAGTCACAGCTGGAAAGAAGCTCAATAAATTCTTTGGCACTCTCCTCTATGTTCCCCCAGAAATTATCTGTCATCAAGAATATGAGGGCCCCCCAGCAGACATCTGGAGCTTGGGTGTGGTCCTCTATTCAATGCTCACAGGGATCTGGCCCTTTGAGGCAAGCACCGACAGCAAGCTGAAGAAACTCATCAGGTTGGGAAGGTACATCATTCCTTCACATGTCTCCAAGGAAGCCAAGAGCCTCATCCGTGAGATACTCAAAGTGGACCCCAAGCAGAGGCCCACCATAGACCAGGTAATGGGGCACCCGTGGCTGACCCAGGGAGAGGAAGCTCCACCCAGTTCTCCTTGTGAGGTACTCCCCAAACTCCCGGACCTCACAATCTTGAAAACTATGATCAACATGGGTTATGACCACTATAACACCTGGGTGTCCGTGGTGAGAAGGAAATTCAATGATGCCATGGCCACTTACCGCATCCTCCAGCACCAGAGCACCCAAGGGGAGGCCTCCACTGCCCAGGTGAAGCCCAAGCATTACCCAGGCCCTAAGGATCCTCCCTGGGTCTGCCACAAGAAGTTTCCCAGTGAGCCTGCCCTTCCCTTGCCctgtgagcagcagcagcagcctgctaGAAGAGCCAGCATGCCCACCATCACTCTCCGCTGCTTCCTCAAGGACACActgcctcccagcccagcctcccagcctgACCCAGTGCCCAGCCCCTCACCCTCCCAAGAGACCTCCAGAAGGCAAGCCCCAGACAGAATCCCGGGTTggaagagggtgaggaggaggattgCCAAATGCCTCCGGCAGCTATGCTGCATACCCTGCTTCCGTGGGCCACTCTCCAGAAAGAGAGTGGTTCCCGTGGAAACGCCCAGCCCAGACAGACAGAACTGA
- the LOC144366093 gene encoding sperm motility kinase 4A-like, with amino-acid sequence MRDQCSQSRVELQEQSSCSEPAFTDHYMVLKDIGEGGFAQLKLARHLLTGTQVAVKVLAKGATKFTLLSEPEMMAELDHPNVIHLFQVMETKKYLYLIMEHAGGGELWDFIPTTGMDEEEARRMFRQIGQAVQYCHQKGIVHLDLKPENVMVDDERNVKLIDFGLSTRVTAGKKLNKFFGTLLYVPPEIICHQEYEGPPADIWSLGVVLYSMLTGIWPFEASTDSKLKKLIRLGRYIIPSHVSKEAKSLIREILKVDPKQRPTIDQVMGHPWLTQGEEAPPSSPCEVLPKLPDLTILKTMINMGYDHYNTWVSVVRRKFNDAMATYRILQHQSTQGEASTAQVKPKHYPGPKDPPWVCHKKFPSEPALPLPCEQQQQQPARRASMPTITLRCFLKDTLPPSPASQPDPVPSPSPSQETSRRQAPDRIPGWKRVRRRIAKCLRQLCCIPCFRGPLSRKRVVPVETPSPDRQN; translated from the coding sequence ATGAGAGATCAGTGTAGTCAGAGCAGAGTAGAGCTGCAGGAGCAGAGCTCTTGCTCTGAGCCTGCCTTCACGGACCATTACATGGTCCTGAAGGACATTGGGGAAGGGGGCTTTGCCCAGTTGAAACTTGCCCGCCATCTTCTTACTGGGACACAGGTTGCAGTGAAGGTCTTGGCCAAAGGAGCCACGAAATTCACCTTGCTATCTGAACCAGAGATGATGGCGGAATTGGACCACCCAAATGTGATCCATCTCTTTCAGGTCATGGAGACCAAGAAATACCTCTACCTCATCATGGAGCACGCAGGTGGGGGAGAGCTTTGGGATTTCATCCCAACAACTGGCATGGATGAGGAGGAGGCCCGCAGAATGTTTAGGCAGATCGGGCAGGCCGTGCAGTACTGCCACCAGAAGGGCATCGTGCACCTGGACCTGAAGCCGGAGAACGTGATGGTGGATGACGAACGCAATGTGAAGCTCATTGACTTTGGCCTGAGCACCAGAGTCACAGCTGGAAAGAAGCTCAATAAATTCTTTGGCACTCTCCTCTATGTTCCCCCAGAAATTATCTGTCATCAAGAATATGAGGGCCCCCCGGCAGACATCTGGAGCTTGGGTGTGGTCCTCTATTCAATGCTCACAGGGATCTGGCCCTTTGAGGCAAGCACCGACAGCAAGCTGAAGAAACTCATCAGGTTGGGAAGGTACATCATTCCTTCACATGTCTCCAAGGAAGCCAAGAGCCTCATCCGTGAGATACTCAAAGTGGACCCCAAGCAGAGGCCCACCATAGACCAGGTAATGGGGCACCCGTGGCTGACCCAGGGAGAGGAAGCTCCACCCAGTTCTCCTTGTGAGGTACTCCCCAAACTCCCGGACCTCACAATCTTGAAAACTATGATCAACATGGGTTATGACCACTACAACACCTGGGTGTCCGTGGTGAGAAGGAAATTCAATGATGCCATGGCCACTTACCGCATCCTCCAGCACCAGAGCACCCAAGGGGAGGCCTCCACTGCCCAGGTGAAGCCCAAGCATTACCCAGGCCCTAAGGATCCTCCCTGGGTCTGCCACAAGAAGTTTCCCAGTGAGCCTGCCCTTCCCTTGCCctgtgagcagcagcagcagcagcctgctaGAAGAGCCAGCATGCCCACCATCACTCTCCGCTGCTTCCTCAAGGACACActgcctcccagcccagcctcccagcctgACCCAGTGCCCAGCCCCTCACCCTCCCAAGAGACCTCCAGAAGGCAAGCCCCAGACAGAATCCCGGGTTggaagagggtgaggaggaggattgCCAAATGCCTCCGGCAGCTATGCTGCATACCCTGCTTCCGTGGGCCACTCTCCAGAAAGAGAGTGGTTCCCGTGGAAACGCCCAGCCCAGACAGACAGAACTGA
- the LOC144366100 gene encoding sperm motility kinase-like produces MRDQCSQSRVELQEQSSCSEPAFTDHYMVLKDIGEGGFAQLKLARHLLTGTQVAVKVLAKGATKFTLLSEPEMMAELDHPNVIHLFQVMETKKYLYLIMEHAGGGELWDFIPTTGMDEEEARRMFRQIGQAVQYCHQKGIVHLDLKPENVVVDEERNVKLIDFGLSTRVTAGKKLNKFFGTLLYVPPEIICHQEYEGPPADIWSLGVVLYSMLTGIWPFEASTDSKLKKLIRLGRYIIPSHVSKEAKSLIREILKVDPKQRPTIDQVMGHPWLTQGEEAPPSSPCEVLPKLPDLTILKTMINMGYDHYNTWVSVVRRKFNDAMATYRILQHQSTQGEASTAQVKPKHYPGPKDPPWVCHKKFPSEPALPLPCEQQQQPARRASMPTITLRCFLKDTLPPSPASQPDPVPSPSPSQETSRRQAPDRIPGWKRVRRRIAKCLRQLCCIPCFRGPLSRKRVVPVETPSPDRQN; encoded by the coding sequence CAGTTGAAACTTGCCCGCCATCTTCTTACTGGGACACAGGTTGCAGTGAAGGTCTTGGCCAAAGGAGCCACGAAATTCACCTTGCTATCTGAACCAGAGATGATGGCGGAATTGGACCACCCAAATGTGATCCATCTCTTTCAGGTCATGGAGACCAAGAAATACCTCTACCTCATCATGGAGCACGCAGGTGGGGGAGAGCTTTGGGATTTCATCCCAACAACTGGCATGGATGAGGAGGAGGCCCGCAGAATGTTTAGGCAGATCGGGCAGGCCGTGCAGTACTGCCACCAGAAGGGCATCGTGCACCTGGACCTGAAGCCGGAGAACGTGGTGGTGGATGAGGAACGCAATGTGAAGCTCATTGACTTTGGCCTGAGCACCAGAGTCACAGCTGGAAAGAAGCTCAATAAATTCTTTGGCACTCTCCTCTATGTTCCCCCAGAAATTATCTGTCATCAAGAATATGAGGGCCCCCCGGCAGACATCTGGAGCTTGGGTGTGGTCCTCTATTCAATGCTCACAGGGATCTGGCCCTTTGAGGCAAGCACCGACAGCAAGCTGAAGAAACTCATCAGGTTGGGAAGGTACATCATTCCTTCACATGTCTCCAAGGAAGCCAAGAGCCTCATCCGTGAGATACTCAAAGTGGACCCCAAGCAGAGGCCCACCATAGACCAGGTAATGGGGCACCCGTGGCTGACCCAGGGAGAGGAAGCTCCACCCAGTTCTCCTTGTGAGGTACTCCCCAAACTCCCGGACCTCACAATCTTGAAAACTATGATCAACATGGGTTATGACCACTACAACACCTGGGTGTCCGTGGTGAGAAGGAAATTCAATGATGCCATGGCCACTTACCGCATCCTCCAGCACCAGAGCACCCAAGGGGAGGCCTCCACTGCCCAGGTGAAGCCCAAGCATTACCCAGGCCCTAAGGATCCTCCCTGGGTCTGCCACAAGAAGTTTCCCAGTGAGCCTGCCCTTCCCTTGCCctgtgagcagcagcagcagcctgctaGAAGAGCCAGCATGCCCACCATTACTCTCCGCTGCTTCCTCAAGGACACActgcctcccagcccagcctcccagcctgACCCAGTGCCCAGCCCCTCACCCTCCCAAGAGACCTCCAGAAGGCAAGCCCCAGACAGAATCCCGGGTTggaagagggtgaggaggaggattgCCAAATGCCTCCGGCAGCTATGCTGCATACCCTGCTTCCGTGGGCCACTCTCCAGAAAGAGAGTGGTTCCCGTGGAAACGCCCAGCCCAGACAGACAGAACTGA